TCTCTGCAATATCAAAATGGAAGTCTCAGTAGCGGAGTTTAAATCCGCCAAAGCATCCCCAAGAGGACCTAGAGCCGGTTCCTCCAACACTGGTTCCTCTGTTTGCGCCAGTGACATCTTCCTCCCATGTCCTCTCCCCACAACGAACAAATCAAACCCTTTGTTTGCGACCTTGTTCAGAAGCCTCACCGTCTCCTTCTCATTCCTCACTGTCTTCTCCAAATACCTCACCCTCGGCGTGTTTGCCCCTCTCTGCACAAACTCCCTCAAATACTCCCTGTCATTGTCATCAAACTCATCTTTAGGATTTTCCCACACGAGCCTCACCACTGTTAACTGAACTTCCATGTTCCCACTCATCCTCCATGCGTAAGAAAGAGCTTCACGGTCGTCAACACCACCGACATAGAACATGGCAATTCTCTTCTCCCTGTCGCGTTTCTGGCCAAATCTCCTATCTACTAACAAGGCAACACAACATGGTGCTTCCTTAATGAGACTTTCCATGACCACTTTCTTCTCGTCCTTGCTGGCGCGGTCGCGGTTGATGATGTTGATGGCCCTTGCGGTGGCGGTGCCGGCGCCTAGGCCGTCGTAGGTGGGTTGCTTGTAGAGGGTGGTGAGGATGAGGGTGAAGCCTCGGCGCTGTGAGAGGTGGATGATGTCCTTGTGCATGGAGCTGAATTGGGAGATGATCCGAAGCTTCTCCGAGAAGATGGCCTGGCTGAGGTTGTCAAAGCTGTCGAGGTTGTCCGTAGCGCCGGCGCCGACTTTGACTTTGTTAAAGCTGGATCTCGAGGTGAAGGATGGCTTGCGAGCATCCTTTATGATGAGGGATGAAGCAGGGCGGTTTGACATCTTTATCAACTCCACTGCTAACAcctgaataaaaaataatagaagGTGTAACtaactcaatttttttaaaatttaaaccaAGTGATCCACTGAAACAATCATGTTTGACCACTGAGTCAATTATTTTCTAGTCAGGTTAATTCAATGTTTAACATCATATGAAATATACTAAACAATGAGTGTTTTGCACTCTATACTTGACGTTGCACTAATGGGAAGAATATAGAAACATGTGATAAAAAATTGGTCACGAACCTGAATTGGGGATCTCACTGATGGACATGATGCTTTGAGAAGGTTGATGATGGCGTTGGCGTCACTTTTTGTGTGGACGCAGGCTAACACTCTAAGCGGTGAGTCTGGCCTAGTGCATTGCCTGTTCTTCTGTTGGCCGGTGAGAGGTTTGCTCCTCGAAATTATTTCTGTAGCCAAAGCCAATAAAGGCCCCGCAATTGCTGTCATTAACCAACACGCCAATAACATAACCACAAAGGTTTGGTTATCCAGATCCTGCACCACATATTGATTGATTTATATGTTAACATTGTATCATAGTGCATGAATGCACATTGTTTAATTGAGAAGATTGACAAAATTTGTACTAATCCATAACATACAGAATGTTAATATGTTAAGCTTGGGATAAAGATCTTCCATCCAAAAACTGGTGCCTCATTTCCAGTCCCGGTAATGAAATTCTGACGTGATAGAGAAATGAGAAACCATTTGTAGACAGAAGATCTTGATCCGTTAAGGTACTTAAAGAGCTTACAAGCATGTCCCTGCCGGAAATCAGAATGACTAATGGCAACGTTCCTTTCATGTTCATGAGAAGTGCAAGGGAAAATCCTTCCATTAGCGGCATCTGGTAGATACAAGACACCACGAAAACACACACTATCTTCGCCATGATGGCGAGCACAAGAACAACCACCAGGGTGTACCAATGTATTCCCAAGCCTATGCTTTCAATCTGGACTCTCTCCCCAATGCAGAGGAAAAAGAGTGGCATCATGAACGTAGACACAAAATCAAACACCTTGTCCTGAACGGCATTGTTCAGCGGACCCTTTGGGATCACAACTCCTAAAAAGAAAGCCCCAGTCGCAGATTGCGCACCCAACCCATCAAACAAGAATCCCACAACCAAAACTACATGCAACAGAAGCAGCACCTGTGACTCAACAAACTCACGATCCCCGGTTCCAACCTTGTTGATGATCCTCTTAGCAACGGGATGAATCACAAAACAGAACCCTGTCACTGTCACGAGGGTGAGGATCAATGATAACAGAGAAGTGTAAGAAGATTGAATTACAGCCATCAGAAGTAGTGTCCATGAAAACAAGTCATTAACCAGAGAAGAAGTTAAAGCTAGTTGTCCATTCTCTGTTAGCAGAAGCTTCATCTCCGAAAGGAATTTGGCAATCTCTGGGAACTCACTGCTGCAAGAAAGGGTGGCTCCCCATAAAACTGCACCCTTGATGTGTTTAATTTTTTCTGTATGTGCTGTGTGTCCCATATCGGTGATGAGAAGGTAGTACAAGCCAAACCCTATTGGTAAGGTGAAGATTGTTCCAGCAGTGGCAACAACCATGGCTTTCTTGTTGTAACACCTTGTTATTGGTTTCAAGTCCACCTCTAACCCAACCAAGAACACGTAGTAAACAAGGGACACTGCCCCTATGGTCTCCAATGTCAACATGTTCCTGTAAGGGAAGATGTTTTGGAAGAAAGAATCCCAACGCCCCATGACAGAGGGTCCTAATAAAACACCAGTCTTGGAACATGAACACAAAAGTTGATGCAATTGGTTAGTAATCATGAATGATCGAAATAAAAGTGAGTTATCTTATATAATCAATATTGAGAATGTATGAACCAAGGACTTACCAAAATATTGACAACAATACCAGGTATATGGCATAATTCTGCCACAAGTAGGAGAATGCGATTGAATGCTAGAACAACGCCAAATTGCAGAACAAAGGTTGGTAGTGTGTTTTCTAAAGAATTTTCCACCCAAATGGAGTGGCTGTAGAACGTAGTCTTGTTGTAACAGACCTGAGCTGAGGAATTCATTTCTCTTGCGATCTGaaaatttcttcttcttttctcttcacATTCTTCTCAATTCAAGAGGAAAATCTAAGGGAGAAAGGAAAGAGGCAAACTAACATGTAGGAATGAGCCAAGTGGGCACATACATTCCAGCTCAAAATTATAGAATTGTGATTAAGACCTGCTTAATTATAGACAGGTGATTTCATAtgttgtctttattttctaattaaGGTCCACATATGTTGTCCTTTCCCTCTGTACTTCCGTTCAATAAGAAATGCAAATATTATCTGGTATAACAATACCTGTGGATATTCAGTAGGTATATAAAGTATTTTGTAATTGTTTTTggtgaaaataaagtatttatttaccttgatgttttttttttgaaaggagatAAAATTGAACTTGACTGTTTAGGCTATTAAACATACTAGTCACTTAAGGGCCTGTTTGTATGTCTGTTGGGTTAAACGTGAAAGTCATTTGGCTCAATCCTTATTCTTCTTCATTTGAGAAAATGTCTTTTATTTGTCTCTGAAATACGTGATTTAGATTTCTCAAATAGCCTCTACTGAATAACAAACTTTAGCGTTTTTTCTTTACATTAGAAATATAAATTGTACCATCTAGAAATTGATTCATGTACCCCTCCTACTCAACTCATATGTCATCTATTTCTTACCACTTAAACTATCATTCAGGAACAACAAACTTTAGCGTTGCATTACCTAAAATCTTTACATCAATAATTTCATATTATAATTTGTCTATATTATAATATAGAGCTATCACTTTGTCATAGATATCGTGTTCATGGCATGTTCAATGCTAGAGAACAtagttatttcaaaaaaaaaatgctagaGAACATAGTTTATATTTGTTTTAGTGTTGgcataaatatgtttttggtcccagGGCCTTTTAGTTTAGGCtccttaaaatatttttttgatattGTGATAACTTTTCTTGCATATGTACCTTCCACagtttcatatatatatattttttcatttttttacatATTCTAATTATATTATTAGTTTTTTATACTCGTTTACTACAACCTATGTGCTATTAGCAAGGGTAGCAACTAGCAACCTATGTGCTATTAATTTGGTGTGAAAATTCAACGGGTCTCAATCCCGTGACAGAAAAGGATGCTTGAAATGGGTGTGGTCATAGCCTCATAGTTTGACAATATCAGAGGTTGAGGATGTAAAATCCAAATCAAAGTTCCCTAGCCTATAAGTTTGCTCCTTTGACATCATCAACATACGTATATATTATTACTATCATTCTATGATTTTTCCCCTTTAAAAGCTGGCCAAAGGCGGTTCGTGAAACTAACTAGCCAAAACAAAATGATCAGCATCCAAATTCAATCTTGCCACACCATCCTCCCCTCTGAACCCACCCCTAACGAAAAACTCTACTCCTTGTGCGAACAAATCAAGCTCCGAACCCATGCTCCCCTCCTCTATGTGTACAAGCCGCACAACCACAAAAACCCGTCAACCTTCATTCAGACTCTCATCAACTCTCTCAGCCAAGCTTTAGTAATTTACTACCCACTAGCAGGGAGGTTGAGTTGGATTGAAGGAAGTAGATGGGAACTCCATTGCAATGCCAAGGGAGCACAATTCTTACAAGCCAAATGCGAAGAACAAGTAAGCTTAGATGACTTGGGTGATTTCGCACCAACCCATTTGGTCTCACCACTCATCCCCAACATTGATTATGATGTTCCTATTGAAGAAATCCCTCTTCTGGCGGTGCAATTAACAAAGTTCTGTTGTGGCGGTTTTACATTAGGCGTGGCGTTTTGTCGCGCCGTAATTGACGGGCCAGCATCCATGCGTTTCATGAACACGTGGGCGAAGCTGGCACGAGGAAAGGGTTTGGACCCGATGATAGATATGCCATGTCACGACCGCAACCGTCTAGATTCACGAAAATTAAATCATTCAGAGCTGAAGTCGCACGCAGGCCAACATCGTGAGTTCCACACGCCTCCTGCTTGGGTAGGTGGGTTTCGAGAAACCAGGGCAGTGGTTGCTCTAGTGAAACTAACGAGAGAACAAGTGGTAAAACTCAAGATGAAAGCTAGTAGTTCCAACGCTGCATCAACAAAACAGAAAGCTTATTCGAGTTTTGAGGTTGTTGCAGGTTACCTTTGGAAATGCGTGAGCAAAGCACGCTACGCGGGAAATGGTGAACAACCCACGAGGTTGTCGACACTGGTTAATTGTAGAAACCGATTGAGGCCACCACTCCCTGATGGTTATGCGGGAAACACAGCGTTTCCAACCGTGACACCAACGAGCTCGTTTCACGACATCATCCACATGCCTTTGAGTTATGTCGTGGAGAATGTTCGAGAAGCGCTTGAAATGGTGAATGAGGAGTTTGTGGGGTCCTCACTTGATTACATTGCTAGGGAGAAGGATATTGAATCAATGAGGTATAATTTTCACTACCCTGCACCAAGTGTGCACAAGGGACCTTCTAAAGGGAACCCGAACCTTTTTGTTGTGAGTTGGATGAATTTCTCGTTTAAAGATGCGGATTTTGGGTGGGGGGAGCCTATTTATTTTGGGCCTGGGTACTTGGATTCTGAAGGGAAGGCCTTCCTTTTGAATGATGCTGATAGGAATGGGCTCGTTGTGGCTATTTCTTTGGACATGTCTCATGTGGATGCTTTCAGGAAATTGTTTTATGATGGCATTGAAGATGTTTTCCCCTCTTCCAAATTGTGATGGGTGTTGTCCCAGAACTTGACTTGGAGTTTTTCTGCATGCACTGGTTTCGACTAAGAAAATTACTAGAGCTCCAACAAACAAAGCGCATGTATGAACGGTGGTCGTCACGATGCTATGATAGTCTTGTTCGAACATTAAAAATAGTGATGCATGCATTGGTGGTCAGTCATGAGTTGTGGAACCTTGGAGGTGAATGATGGGTTATGATACTATACGTGAACCATTAAGAGTACGTACTCTTCAACAACTACATTTTTTATATATGTCTCACTTCTTTTCAGATCACATTATACATCATATTCATTATTTCTCTtaattctttttctctctttcggTGAGTGCCTAGACTCCTTGGAAACATTTTCCGTGAATGATTCGTTGGATGGGTGACTGGTAGAGGCGGCAATTGTTTGACAAGAATCTCacagaaaataattttataatttggaATGTATAACtacaattttttaatattacgTTTAGTAGTTTTTTTTAGGTCTGTTTAGTAGTTGAAGTTAATGTAACATGATAATTATCATATTGGAAAAACAATTACGAGTATGTGCTTATCTTGATTAGATTTTCACACCCATTTTTCTTTTCGTCTCATTTttactacaatttttttttcttatctttctTTTTGTTTCCTACCACATCACCAAAcatatctctcatttctcaTTTTTGACTTCCACAACATGAAAAATGCTCATTATCATTAGCTTTTGGCGTCTAATAGGCAAAAAACTCAAGCTATAGCCGTTTTAGCGTCAACGTTGTGACCAACTCTAAAAGTTAGCCTTTTGCCCGACTCTAAAATAGCGGTGGTAAAAGCCGATGCTAATCCGACGCCATTCACTTTAGAAGAAAGTCGACGCTGATGTATTTTTTTAGCGTTGGTCGTGTAGGCCGACTCTAAGTTGTTAGCTTTAGCGTTTGTTTTGTCGGACGATATGCCAACGCTATTTACTGGCTACGTTAAACAGTCTGTGGCAGcttaaaaccgccacaaattgcTTGTATGACTATATAAATGACAGCATTTGGGGGTTATAGAGTCCTTGTATTCTTGAAATCAAAATTCACACAAGACTCATTCCCAGTATCTCATTCTTATCATACACCCTCAAGTCTGTCTATAACATATCCACAACGTATAAAACTCACAAATTAGTATTAGAAGCACATACACTAAATCTTCTTTCTTTAAAAGGAGAAGGGAAGTGTATGATAGCAATTGATCATGCACGGTGGTGCACCTTCAATTGCAATTGCAGTACTGAGTAATCTAAAAGATATAAGtacatagaaaataaaaataaaaaaaaaaaggagccAAACCCATTATGTTTCCAATTCATTTAGAGCCAAAGAGTGTCAAAGTTGGCCTTACAAACCATACCAGAATCATGGTTGCGCCTACCGTGTGTTGTTTTGAAACTGACCCACGGTGGTGCAGTTACTGTTCCCCTTCTAAATtacaaaaatacccattttttcttttcatttgtctttcttctcctttttcctCCTTGCTCCTTCCACCAACATCATCCTATCACACACCAATCTGAGTTTCTCCACCCATCTAGATTTCCGGGATCTGGTTCCTCCTTCTATCATCAGCAAGGTTGCATCTTTAATAGAGAGCCACGTCCACTGAATTTTCGATTTCATGATCTTTCAATATCTTTGAGGTCGGTCACTTGCAAACTTCTTTCATCATAGATCTAATAGCTACATGAAAGTATATATGCCTTAATTGAGATTACGAGCACACCAGCCATCCACAGCATCGCATACAAAGCTGGTAACAAAAATTATGCTTGAAAACGACCTGGGAAAAAAAGCTCAAAAACCAGAAAAATGAAATCCATAAAAttgtgttgttcctttgttgtcatacattttgttaaaaacaacctgatgtcctagccgatgttgtgacatctgcttttgtgaaggccaggacatttGTCCTGACTGGCGTGCAATGTGGGTCCCTTTTGTTATTGGTTTGGAGGATGTGATTTGTTATTACTTGAGATTCAAGTAACTTATTAAAGGGAGATATacgcgggttgtttattgttggaacaaatcagtgattggagatttgtttctattcttaagttgttaatcactcatatcatatcttggaagattttgtgctgatatgagttggatcagagttgttcttcagcccaagaaaccctagtgccgcctctgctgaagtataaatagaacaaagacctaaaacgtgagtcaccagagctaagattgaagatcaagtgttttaggattgtaagttgtgttttgttcctgttatttgtgaactgttcttgctccctgattctataaagcaagtttcagttctgtgttgtgtttgagtgtcaaacaaactctgtgttattgttgttcaccaatcactgtggcagtgattgagagaaagtgagaggggctctcatacttaggttgagattctaagtagaaatacactgggtagattaggaagtgaactatgaactgagttgttcatgagtgtctgtaattcctgaatcttgagatagtggatttcctttctttgggtgcatgcaaaccctccagacgtaggtgaagtttcaccgaactgggttaccaatcttctgtgttctactttattatttttctggttttgttactgttagtcagttgtcgaaccggttgtcccagcatcgcgttcgacatctgtcctgtgcgagaactgtattttcaattggcatcagagcaggcaccctattctgttgggtgagctccagggaatatatactgttctcaaggacaacattatggatggaagaagatcaatctatatgccaccaattttggatggtaccaattatgactactggaaggctcgaatggtggtttttctcaaatctatggacagtataacatggaaggcaatagtcaaggggtggaaacatcctgtgatagcatccacaactgaattgaagcctgaagataagtggacaaagaaagaagatgacgaagctcttggaaactccaaagccttgaatgctatttttaatggagttgacaaaaatatgttcaggttaatcaacacatgtactgtggctaaagaagcatgggagattctcaagactgcccatgaaggaacatcaagagttcgtatgtcaaagcttcagcttcttacaactcagtttgagactatgaagatgaatgaggatgaatccatatatgagtttcacatgcgtataagggatctagccaactcttcttttgccctaggggaacccatgtctgaagaaaagttagcaagaaagattctcaggtctctccccaagaggtttgatatgaaggtaactgccattgaagaagcccaagacatcagtaacatcaaggttgatgaactcattggttccttgcaaacctttgagatgtctcttaatggtagatatgagaagaaggcgaagagtataacttttgtgtccaacactgaagaagatgaagatcagaggGACAAGGATACTGATGCAAACATTGCAGAAGCTGTATCATTACTTAACAAAGCGTTGAAGAGTTTGGGCAGAATGTCAAATACAAATGTCCTGGACAATGTGTCGGACAATGTGAAGAATACTGAATTTCAACTCAAagacaaacatgagaatgatacaaccaaggctattcatgtaaaggctctcattgggaagtgctattctgatgctgagtcaagtgatggtgatgagcaagaactagttgaaacctacaaattgttgctggctaagtgggaggaatcatgtacgtatggtgagaaaataagaaaagaagTCAAAGATTTGATTGCTGAGAAAAAGCAACTTCAGAGTAATAACTCCAGtttgcaagaagaagtaaagaccATCAGCAAGTTGCGTGAGGAGAATGAGAAACTTCAGATCACTAATGTAAAACTGCAGGAGGAGGTAACATTActgaactcaaagcttgaaggtatgaaaaagtctattcgtatgatgaataaaagCACTAATGTGTTAGAGGAGATTCTGGAAGTTGGGAAAACAGTTGGAGATATGGAGGGGATAGGCTTCAACTACAAGAGTGCAAAGAAGTCTGCTTCATCTGAAAAGCAAACTAAGCAACCAATGTCAGACCCAATGTCGCATCATTCTGTACGACATGTGTACCCTCAGTTCAGAAAATCCAAGAAATttacttggagatgtcatcactgtggcaaacttggtcatataaggctctactgttacaagctatatggatatcctcagtctcatgatcaaccaaggactaatccacaagtagcttcatcaaggaaagagtggaaacctaaagaaggagttagagtcaagttcttcggcgaggaagagatgtctccacagccatctagggtgaatagatcatattcaaaggatgttgctcttcttaaatctccgagttctggtgtagatgttatgaaggaatggaggaagaaatttgttgctgcaagttctcttgaagtctcaaatgcaccagcaactgttcatgcaagcataggtgAATCTGTAAGTGCAGATCCTAATGTTATTGTGCCTAATGTGATTCATGAGATATCAGTTGAATCTGTTTCTGTTCCCAATGTTGAACCTCATGTTGAGACATTAGTTGAGACTACTTCAGATGTGAATATGGAACCCTCTGCTAGAAATCCAAACCCCATTGTTGACACATCTGAACTTGATCTCCAAATCCATCAATCTGCCTTGGGTTCTGAACCATCTACCGTTTGTAAGAAATCAGTTATTGAAAGTGTTCATGAATTGTTGTCATTCTGGTCTTAGAAGTGACGGTTTGTTTATGCTGTgctacctttgccaaatttatgttaaaaagggggagtagtttggtGAAAAATctgtgttgtttctgttgctgtGAAGACTATGTGTGATTTGcaagtgttagctttggtctgtaATAAGTTGAAGACTCTTTCAAGACAAGGCTAGTAACTGGTTTATGTTCAAGCTGCTACTGTTCAAGTTGCTACTGGTTTTCTAGTTTACACTTGTTGGATAGTTAGTGTGTGTGTTGCTATGCATATGGTATTTATACTTCAAGCAGTCCAcatggatgcatcatttgagggggggggggttccTCTATGGTTGGCTACAAAGATGCATTGATTTGAGGGGGAGTTTTTTTTCCGCTGCTGACTCTATGTGATTTACCCTCTCTGGttgtgaagttgtttttagacaaaatttgacaaagggggagattgttgttcctttgttgtcatacattttgttaaaaacaacctgatgtcctagccgatgttgtgacatctgcttttgtgaaggccaggacatttGTCCTGACTGGCGTGCAATGTGGGTCCCTTTTGTTATTGGTTTGGAGGATGTGATTTGTTATTACTTGAGATTCAAGTAACTTATTAAAGGGAGATATacgcgggttgtttattgttggaacaaatcagtgattggagatttgtttctattcttaagttgttaatcactcatatcatatcttggaagattttgtgctgatatgagttggatcagagttgttcttcagcccaagaaaccctagtgccgcctctgctgaagtataaatagaacaaagacctaaaacgtgagtcaccagagctaagattgaagatcaagtgttttaggattgtaagttgtgttttgttcctgttatttgtgaactgttcttgctccctgattctataaagcaagtttcagttctgtgttgtgtttgagtgtcaaacaaactctgtgttattgttgttcaccaatcactgtggcagtgattgagagaaagtgagaggggctctcatacttaggttgagattctaagtagaaatacactgggtagattaggaagtgaactatgaactgagttgttcatgagtgtctgtaattcctgaatcttgagatagtggatttcctttctttgggtgcatgcaaaccctccagacgtaggtgaagtttcaccgaactgggttaccaatcttctgtgttctactttattatttttctggttttgttactgttagtcagttgtcgaaccggttgtcccagcatcgcgttcgacatctgtcctgtgcgagaactgtATTTTCAAATTGTACCCCACCTGAAAAATGAAATCCAGATGGCGCATCTCCGG
This is a stretch of genomic DNA from Lotus japonicus ecotype B-129 chromosome 1, LjGifu_v1.2. It encodes these proteins:
- the LOC130732546 gene encoding uncharacterized protein LOC130732546, whose translation is MSPQPSRVNRSYSKDVALLKSPSSGVDVMKEWRKKFVAASSLEVSNAPATVHASIGESVSADPNVIVPNVIHEISVESVSVPNVEPHVETLVETTSDVNMEPSARNPNPIVDTSELDLQIHQSALGSEPSTVCKKSVIESVHELLSFWS
- the LOC130729889 gene encoding cation/H(+) antiporter 15-like, with amino-acid sequence MNSSAQVCYNKTTFYSHSIWVENSLENTLPTFVLQFGVVLAFNRILLLVAELCHIPGIVVNILTGVLLGPSVMGRWDSFFQNIFPYRNMLTLETIGAVSLVYYVFLVGLEVDLKPITRCYNKKAMVVATAGTIFTLPIGFGLYYLLITDMGHTAHTEKIKHIKGAVLWGATLSCSSEFPEIAKFLSEMKLLLTENGQLALTSSLVNDLFSWTLLLMAVIQSSYTSLLSLILTLVTVTGFCFVIHPVAKRIINKVGTGDREFVESQVLLLLHVVLVVGFLFDGLGAQSATGAFFLGVVIPKGPLNNAVQDKVFDFVSTFMMPLFFLCIGERVQIESIGLGIHWYTLVVVLVLAIMAKIVCVFVVSCIYQMPLMEGFSLALLMNMKGTLPLVILISGRDMLDLDNQTFVVMLLACWLMTAIAGPLLALATEIISRSKPLTGQQKNRQCTRPDSPLRVLACVHTKSDANAIINLLKASCPSVRSPIQVLAVELIKMSNRPASSLIIKDARKPSFTSRSSFNKVKVGAGATDNLDSFDNLSQAIFSEKLRIISQFSSMHKDIIHLSQRRGFTLILTTLYKQPTYDGLGAGTATARAINIINRDRASKDEKKVVMESLIKEAPCCVALLVDRRFGQKRDREKRIAMFYVGGVDDREALSYAWRMSGNMEVQLTVVRLVWENPKDEFDDNDREYLREFVQRGANTPRVRYLEKTVRNEKETVRLLNKVANKGFDLFVVGRGHGRKMSLAQTEEPVLEEPALGPLGDALADLNSATETSILILQRKAVDNGGDLGKHERSLSVTDAFLEHQMMFPPSTYPPVAFGHYT
- the LOC130729892 gene encoding hydroxycinnamoyl-CoA:piscidic acid hydroxycinnamoyltransferase-like; its protein translation is MISIQIQSCHTILPSEPTPNEKLYSLCEQIKLRTHAPLLYVYKPHNHKNPSTFIQTLINSLSQALVIYYPLAGRLSWIEGSRWELHCNAKGAQFLQAKCEEQVSLDDLGDFAPTHLVSPLIPNIDYDVPIEEIPLLAVQLTKFCCGGFTLGVAFCRAVIDGPASMRFMNTWAKLARGKGLDPMIDMPCHDRNRLDSRKLNHSELKSHAGQHREFHTPPAWVGGFRETRAVVALVKLTREQVVKLKMKASSSNAASTKQKAYSSFEVVAGYLWKCVSKARYAGNGEQPTRLSTLVNCRNRLRPPLPDGYAGNTAFPTVTPTSSFHDIIHMPLSYVVENVREALEMVNEEFVGSSLDYIAREKDIESMRYNFHYPAPSVHKGPSKGNPNLFVVSWMNFSFKDADFGWGEPIYFGPGYLDSEGKAFLLNDADRNGLVVAISLDMSHVDAFRKLFYDGIEDVFPSSKL